The following proteins come from a genomic window of Leguminivora glycinivorella isolate SPB_JAAS2020 chromosome 6, LegGlyc_1.1, whole genome shotgun sequence:
- the LOC125226904 gene encoding uncharacterized protein LOC125226904, giving the protein MALSVALPLAGLETDNFYSFSSFGHIIDIAGLSQSQTSPSPSVSSESSGIGSLGSIKSESVNSDSLPSSPQTTEKKIFEPVAQPQPRPKEIEEIKISYGGRDILNLMPNLTDPRWNYRATVLPPNNPALFFANRSQYHRLGPFGTRTQYVNDSCRHCGFSWVVAATD; this is encoded by the exons ATGGCTTTGAGCGTGGCACTACCTTTAGCTGGATTGGAGACGGACAATTTCTATTCATTCAGCTCATTCGGGCACATAATCGACATAGCGGGTTTGTCTCAATCGCAGACGAGCCCGAGTCCGTCTGTCTCCAGCGAATCCAGTGGTATCGGTTCGCTGGGCTCTATCAAGTCTGAGTCGGTGAACAGCGATTCCCTGCCCTCAAGCCCTCAGACTACTGAAAAG AAGATATTCGAGCCCGTTGCGCAGCCTCAGCCTCGACCGAAAGAAATCGAGGAGATCAAAATCAGTTATGGAGGCAGAGACATTTTGAATTTGATGCCTAACCTCACGGATCCGCGGTGGAACTACCGAGCTACGGTGCTGCCCCCTAACAACCCGGCATTGTTCTTCGCAAACCGTTCCCAGTACCACCGCCTGGGCCCATTTGGAACTCGCACACAGTATGTAAACGACTCTTGCCGTCACTGCGGCTTCTCTTGGGTAGTTGCTGCCACAGATTGA